The DNA region GCGGCTGCAGGCGGGCCCGGACGGCGGGGCGCTCGAGGCGGAGTGGCGCCTGCTCGGCGACGTGCTCTCCTCCGCGTGCGAGACGCTGGAGGCGGACGCGGACGCGACCGACCGCGTGGCGCAGGCGGTGGACGCGGGGCGCCGCGGCGTCGAGGCGCTGCGCGCCGGCGGGCGCCGGCCGGGCGTGACGGTGGCGTGGAGGAGGTAGCGCCCTTCGACTCCGGCTTCGATCCGCTCATCCCGAGCGTAGCGCGGCCGCCAGGCCGCGCGGAGTCGAGGGACGAGCGGGTTACGCGTTCTGCGCGGCCGGCGGCGGCGCGGAGACGGCGTGCCGGCGCACGGCCGACAGCAGCATCTCGAGGTCGAACGGCTTCTGGATGTAGCCGTCGGCGTCGATGGCGCCCTCGCGGCCCATGGCCGACAGGATCACCACCGGGATCGCGCTGATGTCCGGATCGCCCTTCTGCGCGGCCCGGAACTCCCAGCCGTTCATCACCGGCATCATGAGATCGAGCAGGACCAGCTCCGGG from Anaeromyxobacter dehalogenans 2CP-C includes:
- a CDS encoding response regulator; protein product: MARVLIVDDESDIRQAVAEVLAEEGHQVVSAGDGEEALAQIRAFHPELVLLDLMMPVMNGWEFRAAQKGDPDISAIPVVILSAMGREGAIDADGYIQKPFDLEMLLSAVRRHAVSAPPPAAQNA